The proteins below come from a single Oxyura jamaicensis isolate SHBP4307 breed ruddy duck chromosome 1, BPBGC_Ojam_1.0, whole genome shotgun sequence genomic window:
- the PLXNA4 gene encoding plexin-A4 isoform X9: MSPAMWKWTCLISHLLLSATVSPLVRQQPPHPKRPFITFTGDQAEGNFNHLVVDERTGHIYLGAVNRIYKLSSDLKVLVTHQTGPDEDNPKCYPPRIVQTCNEPLTPTNNINKMLLIDYKENRLIACGSLYQGICKLLRLDDLFKLGEPFHKKEHYLSGVNESGSVFGVIVSYSNMDDKLFIATAVDGKPEYFPTISSRKLTKNSEADGMFAYVFHDEFVASMIKIPSDTFTIIPDFDIYYIYGFSSGNFVYFLTLQPEMISPPGSTTKEQVYTSKLVRLCKEDTAFNSYVEVPIGCEKNGVEYRLLQAAYLSKAGAILARSLGVGPEDDILFTVFSKGQKRKMKSLDESALCIFVLKKINDRIKDRLQSCYRGEGTLDLAWLKVKDIPCSSALLTIDDNFCGLDMNAPLGVSSMVRGLPIFTEDGDRMTSVIAYVYKNHSLAFVGTKSGKLKKMSNPSSSSVTHSSSESPVWGITKVFYTWCNWTTHCNISAWKQNRGYAR; the protein is encoded by the exons ATGTCACCAGCCATGTGGAAGTGGACTTGCCTCATTTCTCACCTCCTGTTATCTGCCACAGTGTCGCCTCTTGTTAGGCAGCAGCCACCCCACCCAAAGAGGCCCTTCATCACTTTCACTGGAGACCAAGCAGAGGGGAACTTCAACCACTTGGTTGTTGATGAAAGAACTGGGCACATTTACTTGGGAGCTGTCAACAGGATCTACAAACTCTCCAGTGACCTGAAGGTCCTGGTGACCCACCAGACTGGTCCCGATGAAGATAATCCCAAGTGTTATCCTCCCAGGATAGTCCAAACCTGCAATGAACCCTTGACACCCActaacaacatcaacaaaatgCTCCTCATAGACTACAAGGAGAATCGGTTGATAGCCTGTGGGAGCCTTTACCAGGGCATTTGTAAGCTTTTGAGGCTGGATGACCTCTTCAAGCTGGGCGAGCCCTTCCACAAGAAGGAGCATTACCTCTCCGGTGTCAACGAGAGTGGCTCTGTTTTTGGAGTCATTGTTTCTTACAGCAACATGGATGACAAGTTGTTCATTGCCACCGCTGTGGATGGCAAGCCTGAGTATTTCCCCACTATTTCCAGCAGAAAGCTAACCAAGAACTCTGAGGCAGATGGGATGTTTGCGTATGTTTTCCATGATGAGTTTGTGGCCTCCATGATTAAAATCCCCTCAGACACCTTTACCATCATACCTGACTTTGATATCTACTACATCTATGGCTTCAGCAGCGGTAACTTTGTCTATTTCCTAACTCTGCAGCCTGAAATGATCTCACCACCTGGCTCCACCACAAAGGAGCAGGTTTACACCTCTAAGCTGGTCCGTTTGTGCAAGGAGGACACAGCTTTTAACTCCTATGTTGAGGTGCCCATTGGTTGTGAGAAGAACGGGGTAGAGTACCGGTTGCTCCAGGCGGCCTACTTGTCCAAGGCTGGAGCCATTCTGGCGAGATCTTTGGGTGTAGGCCCTGAGGATGATATCCTCTTCACAGTCTTCTCCAAGgggcagaaaaggaagatgaagtcCTTGGATGAGTCTGCTCTTTGCATCTTTGTCCTCAAAAAGATCAACGATCGCATCAAGGACAGGCTGCAGTCCTGCTACAGGGGAGAGGGAACGTTAGATCTGGCCTGGCTCAAAGTCAAGGATATTCCCTGTAGCAGCGCG CTGTTAACGATTGATGACAATTTCTGTGGCCTGGATATGAATGCCCCGTTGGGAGTATCATCAATGGTGCGTGGGCTCCCCATTTTCACTGAGGACGGAGACAGAATGACATCCGTGATTGCCTACGTCTACAAGAACCATTCCTTGGCTTTTGTGGGAACCAAGAGTGGGAAGCTCAAGAAG
- the PLXNA4 gene encoding plexin-A4 isoform X11: MSPAMWKWTCLISHLLLSATVSPLVRQQPPHPKRPFITFTGDQAEGNFNHLVVDERTGHIYLGAVNRIYKLSSDLKVLVTHQTGPDEDNPKCYPPRIVQTCNEPLTPTNNINKMLLIDYKENRLIACGSLYQGICKLLRLDDLFKLGEPFHKKEHYLSGVNESGSVFGVIVSYSNMDDKLFIATAVDGKPEYFPTISSRKLTKNSEADGMFAYVFHDEFVASMIKIPSDTFTIIPDFDIYYIYGFSSGNFVYFLTLQPEMISPPGSTTKEQVYTSKLVRLCKEDTAFNSYVEVPIGCEKNGVEYRLLQAAYLSKAGAILARSLGVGPEDDILFTVFSKGQKRKMKSLDESALCIFVLKKINDRIKDRLQSCYRGEGTLDLAWLKVKDIPCSSALLTIDDNFCGLDMNAPLGVSSMVRGLPIFTEDGDRMTSVIAYVYKNHSLAFVGTKSGKLKKFNSASHSEMASCDNQMRFQMTS; this comes from the exons ATGTCACCAGCCATGTGGAAGTGGACTTGCCTCATTTCTCACCTCCTGTTATCTGCCACAGTGTCGCCTCTTGTTAGGCAGCAGCCACCCCACCCAAAGAGGCCCTTCATCACTTTCACTGGAGACCAAGCAGAGGGGAACTTCAACCACTTGGTTGTTGATGAAAGAACTGGGCACATTTACTTGGGAGCTGTCAACAGGATCTACAAACTCTCCAGTGACCTGAAGGTCCTGGTGACCCACCAGACTGGTCCCGATGAAGATAATCCCAAGTGTTATCCTCCCAGGATAGTCCAAACCTGCAATGAACCCTTGACACCCActaacaacatcaacaaaatgCTCCTCATAGACTACAAGGAGAATCGGTTGATAGCCTGTGGGAGCCTTTACCAGGGCATTTGTAAGCTTTTGAGGCTGGATGACCTCTTCAAGCTGGGCGAGCCCTTCCACAAGAAGGAGCATTACCTCTCCGGTGTCAACGAGAGTGGCTCTGTTTTTGGAGTCATTGTTTCTTACAGCAACATGGATGACAAGTTGTTCATTGCCACCGCTGTGGATGGCAAGCCTGAGTATTTCCCCACTATTTCCAGCAGAAAGCTAACCAAGAACTCTGAGGCAGATGGGATGTTTGCGTATGTTTTCCATGATGAGTTTGTGGCCTCCATGATTAAAATCCCCTCAGACACCTTTACCATCATACCTGACTTTGATATCTACTACATCTATGGCTTCAGCAGCGGTAACTTTGTCTATTTCCTAACTCTGCAGCCTGAAATGATCTCACCACCTGGCTCCACCACAAAGGAGCAGGTTTACACCTCTAAGCTGGTCCGTTTGTGCAAGGAGGACACAGCTTTTAACTCCTATGTTGAGGTGCCCATTGGTTGTGAGAAGAACGGGGTAGAGTACCGGTTGCTCCAGGCGGCCTACTTGTCCAAGGCTGGAGCCATTCTGGCGAGATCTTTGGGTGTAGGCCCTGAGGATGATATCCTCTTCACAGTCTTCTCCAAGgggcagaaaaggaagatgaagtcCTTGGATGAGTCTGCTCTTTGCATCTTTGTCCTCAAAAAGATCAACGATCGCATCAAGGACAGGCTGCAGTCCTGCTACAGGGGAGAGGGAACGTTAGATCTGGCCTGGCTCAAAGTCAAGGATATTCCCTGTAGCAGCGCG CTGTTAACGATTGATGACAATTTCTGTGGCCTGGATATGAATGCCCCGTTGGGAGTATCATCAATGGTGCGTGGGCTCCCCATTTTCACTGAGGACGGAGACAGAATGACATCCGTGATTGCCTACGTCTACAAGAACCATTCCTTGGCTTTTGTGGGAACCAAGAGTGGGAAGCTCAAGAAG TTTAACAGTGCCTCACATTCAGAGATGGCATCCTGTGACAATCAAATGAGATTTCAAATGACCAGCTAA
- the PLXNA4 gene encoding plexin-A4 isoform X10, whose translation MSPAMWKWTCLISHLLLSATVSPLVRQQPPHPKRPFITFTGDQAEGNFNHLVVDERTGHIYLGAVNRIYKLSSDLKVLVTHQTGPDEDNPKCYPPRIVQTCNEPLTPTNNINKMLLIDYKENRLIACGSLYQGICKLLRLDDLFKLGEPFHKKEHYLSGVNESGSVFGVIVSYSNMDDKLFIATAVDGKPEYFPTISSRKLTKNSEADGMFAYVFHDEFVASMIKIPSDTFTIIPDFDIYYIYGFSSGNFVYFLTLQPEMISPPGSTTKEQVYTSKLVRLCKEDTAFNSYVEVPIGCEKNGVEYRLLQAAYLSKAGAILARSLGVGPEDDILFTVFSKGQKRKMKSLDESALCIFVLKKINDRIKDRLQSCYRGEGTLDLAWLKVKDIPCSSALLTIDDNFCGLDMNAPLGVSSMVRGLPIFTEDGDRMTSVIAYVYKNHSLAFVGTKSGKLKKVSVVSLARRLLETHKQRGPEVCFVKKPSYANYLPAVNSALPS comes from the exons ATGTCACCAGCCATGTGGAAGTGGACTTGCCTCATTTCTCACCTCCTGTTATCTGCCACAGTGTCGCCTCTTGTTAGGCAGCAGCCACCCCACCCAAAGAGGCCCTTCATCACTTTCACTGGAGACCAAGCAGAGGGGAACTTCAACCACTTGGTTGTTGATGAAAGAACTGGGCACATTTACTTGGGAGCTGTCAACAGGATCTACAAACTCTCCAGTGACCTGAAGGTCCTGGTGACCCACCAGACTGGTCCCGATGAAGATAATCCCAAGTGTTATCCTCCCAGGATAGTCCAAACCTGCAATGAACCCTTGACACCCActaacaacatcaacaaaatgCTCCTCATAGACTACAAGGAGAATCGGTTGATAGCCTGTGGGAGCCTTTACCAGGGCATTTGTAAGCTTTTGAGGCTGGATGACCTCTTCAAGCTGGGCGAGCCCTTCCACAAGAAGGAGCATTACCTCTCCGGTGTCAACGAGAGTGGCTCTGTTTTTGGAGTCATTGTTTCTTACAGCAACATGGATGACAAGTTGTTCATTGCCACCGCTGTGGATGGCAAGCCTGAGTATTTCCCCACTATTTCCAGCAGAAAGCTAACCAAGAACTCTGAGGCAGATGGGATGTTTGCGTATGTTTTCCATGATGAGTTTGTGGCCTCCATGATTAAAATCCCCTCAGACACCTTTACCATCATACCTGACTTTGATATCTACTACATCTATGGCTTCAGCAGCGGTAACTTTGTCTATTTCCTAACTCTGCAGCCTGAAATGATCTCACCACCTGGCTCCACCACAAAGGAGCAGGTTTACACCTCTAAGCTGGTCCGTTTGTGCAAGGAGGACACAGCTTTTAACTCCTATGTTGAGGTGCCCATTGGTTGTGAGAAGAACGGGGTAGAGTACCGGTTGCTCCAGGCGGCCTACTTGTCCAAGGCTGGAGCCATTCTGGCGAGATCTTTGGGTGTAGGCCCTGAGGATGATATCCTCTTCACAGTCTTCTCCAAGgggcagaaaaggaagatgaagtcCTTGGATGAGTCTGCTCTTTGCATCTTTGTCCTCAAAAAGATCAACGATCGCATCAAGGACAGGCTGCAGTCCTGCTACAGGGGAGAGGGAACGTTAGATCTGGCCTGGCTCAAAGTCAAGGATATTCCCTGTAGCAGCGCG CTGTTAACGATTGATGACAATTTCTGTGGCCTGGATATGAATGCCCCGTTGGGAGTATCATCAATGGTGCGTGGGCTCCCCATTTTCACTGAGGACGGAGACAGAATGACATCCGTGATTGCCTACGTCTACAAGAACCATTCCTTGGCTTTTGTGGGAACCAAGAGTGGGAAGCTCAAGAAG
- the PLXNA4 gene encoding plexin-A4 isoform X13, protein MSPAMWKWTCLISHLLLSATVSPLVRQQPPHPKRPFITFTGDQAEGNFNHLVVDERTGHIYLGAVNRIYKLSSDLKVLVTHQTGPDEDNPKCYPPRIVQTCNEPLTPTNNINKMLLIDYKENRLIACGSLYQGICKLLRLDDLFKLGEPFHKKEHYLSGVNESGSVFGVIVSYSNMDDKLFIATAVDGKPEYFPTISSRKLTKNSEADGMFAYVFHDEFVASMIKIPSDTFTIIPDFDIYYIYGFSSGNFVYFLTLQPEMISPPGSTTKEQVYTSKLVRLCKEDTAFNSYVEVPIGCEKNGVEYRLLQAAYLSKAGAILARSLGVGPEDDILFTVFSKGQKRKMKSLDESALCIFVLKKINDRIKDRLQSCYRGEGTLDLAWLKVKDIPCSSALLTIDDNFCGLDMNAPLGVSSMVRGLPIFTEDGDRMTSVIAYVYKNHSLAFVGTKSGKLKKVTLQNPTSPLFLKKGKKE, encoded by the exons ATGTCACCAGCCATGTGGAAGTGGACTTGCCTCATTTCTCACCTCCTGTTATCTGCCACAGTGTCGCCTCTTGTTAGGCAGCAGCCACCCCACCCAAAGAGGCCCTTCATCACTTTCACTGGAGACCAAGCAGAGGGGAACTTCAACCACTTGGTTGTTGATGAAAGAACTGGGCACATTTACTTGGGAGCTGTCAACAGGATCTACAAACTCTCCAGTGACCTGAAGGTCCTGGTGACCCACCAGACTGGTCCCGATGAAGATAATCCCAAGTGTTATCCTCCCAGGATAGTCCAAACCTGCAATGAACCCTTGACACCCActaacaacatcaacaaaatgCTCCTCATAGACTACAAGGAGAATCGGTTGATAGCCTGTGGGAGCCTTTACCAGGGCATTTGTAAGCTTTTGAGGCTGGATGACCTCTTCAAGCTGGGCGAGCCCTTCCACAAGAAGGAGCATTACCTCTCCGGTGTCAACGAGAGTGGCTCTGTTTTTGGAGTCATTGTTTCTTACAGCAACATGGATGACAAGTTGTTCATTGCCACCGCTGTGGATGGCAAGCCTGAGTATTTCCCCACTATTTCCAGCAGAAAGCTAACCAAGAACTCTGAGGCAGATGGGATGTTTGCGTATGTTTTCCATGATGAGTTTGTGGCCTCCATGATTAAAATCCCCTCAGACACCTTTACCATCATACCTGACTTTGATATCTACTACATCTATGGCTTCAGCAGCGGTAACTTTGTCTATTTCCTAACTCTGCAGCCTGAAATGATCTCACCACCTGGCTCCACCACAAAGGAGCAGGTTTACACCTCTAAGCTGGTCCGTTTGTGCAAGGAGGACACAGCTTTTAACTCCTATGTTGAGGTGCCCATTGGTTGTGAGAAGAACGGGGTAGAGTACCGGTTGCTCCAGGCGGCCTACTTGTCCAAGGCTGGAGCCATTCTGGCGAGATCTTTGGGTGTAGGCCCTGAGGATGATATCCTCTTCACAGTCTTCTCCAAGgggcagaaaaggaagatgaagtcCTTGGATGAGTCTGCTCTTTGCATCTTTGTCCTCAAAAAGATCAACGATCGCATCAAGGACAGGCTGCAGTCCTGCTACAGGGGAGAGGGAACGTTAGATCTGGCCTGGCTCAAAGTCAAGGATATTCCCTGTAGCAGCGCG CTGTTAACGATTGATGACAATTTCTGTGGCCTGGATATGAATGCCCCGTTGGGAGTATCATCAATGGTGCGTGGGCTCCCCATTTTCACTGAGGACGGAGACAGAATGACATCCGTGATTGCCTACGTCTACAAGAACCATTCCTTGGCTTTTGTGGGAACCAAGAGTGGGAAGCTCAAGAAG GTCACATTGCAGAATCCAACATCTcctctttttttgaaaaagggaaaaaaggagtga
- the PLXNA4 gene encoding plexin-A4 isoform X12, producing MSPAMWKWTCLISHLLLSATVSPLVRQQPPHPKRPFITFTGDQAEGNFNHLVVDERTGHIYLGAVNRIYKLSSDLKVLVTHQTGPDEDNPKCYPPRIVQTCNEPLTPTNNINKMLLIDYKENRLIACGSLYQGICKLLRLDDLFKLGEPFHKKEHYLSGVNESGSVFGVIVSYSNMDDKLFIATAVDGKPEYFPTISSRKLTKNSEADGMFAYVFHDEFVASMIKIPSDTFTIIPDFDIYYIYGFSSGNFVYFLTLQPEMISPPGSTTKEQVYTSKLVRLCKEDTAFNSYVEVPIGCEKNGVEYRLLQAAYLSKAGAILARSLGVGPEDDILFTVFSKGQKRKMKSLDESALCIFVLKKINDRIKDRLQSCYRGEGTLDLAWLKVKDIPCSSALLTIDDNFCGLDMNAPLGVSSMVRGLPIFTEDGDRMTSVIAYVYKNHSLAFVGTKSGKLKKAPAFWEGCSRVLSSLSDV from the exons ATGTCACCAGCCATGTGGAAGTGGACTTGCCTCATTTCTCACCTCCTGTTATCTGCCACAGTGTCGCCTCTTGTTAGGCAGCAGCCACCCCACCCAAAGAGGCCCTTCATCACTTTCACTGGAGACCAAGCAGAGGGGAACTTCAACCACTTGGTTGTTGATGAAAGAACTGGGCACATTTACTTGGGAGCTGTCAACAGGATCTACAAACTCTCCAGTGACCTGAAGGTCCTGGTGACCCACCAGACTGGTCCCGATGAAGATAATCCCAAGTGTTATCCTCCCAGGATAGTCCAAACCTGCAATGAACCCTTGACACCCActaacaacatcaacaaaatgCTCCTCATAGACTACAAGGAGAATCGGTTGATAGCCTGTGGGAGCCTTTACCAGGGCATTTGTAAGCTTTTGAGGCTGGATGACCTCTTCAAGCTGGGCGAGCCCTTCCACAAGAAGGAGCATTACCTCTCCGGTGTCAACGAGAGTGGCTCTGTTTTTGGAGTCATTGTTTCTTACAGCAACATGGATGACAAGTTGTTCATTGCCACCGCTGTGGATGGCAAGCCTGAGTATTTCCCCACTATTTCCAGCAGAAAGCTAACCAAGAACTCTGAGGCAGATGGGATGTTTGCGTATGTTTTCCATGATGAGTTTGTGGCCTCCATGATTAAAATCCCCTCAGACACCTTTACCATCATACCTGACTTTGATATCTACTACATCTATGGCTTCAGCAGCGGTAACTTTGTCTATTTCCTAACTCTGCAGCCTGAAATGATCTCACCACCTGGCTCCACCACAAAGGAGCAGGTTTACACCTCTAAGCTGGTCCGTTTGTGCAAGGAGGACACAGCTTTTAACTCCTATGTTGAGGTGCCCATTGGTTGTGAGAAGAACGGGGTAGAGTACCGGTTGCTCCAGGCGGCCTACTTGTCCAAGGCTGGAGCCATTCTGGCGAGATCTTTGGGTGTAGGCCCTGAGGATGATATCCTCTTCACAGTCTTCTCCAAGgggcagaaaaggaagatgaagtcCTTGGATGAGTCTGCTCTTTGCATCTTTGTCCTCAAAAAGATCAACGATCGCATCAAGGACAGGCTGCAGTCCTGCTACAGGGGAGAGGGAACGTTAGATCTGGCCTGGCTCAAAGTCAAGGATATTCCCTGTAGCAGCGCG CTGTTAACGATTGATGACAATTTCTGTGGCCTGGATATGAATGCCCCGTTGGGAGTATCATCAATGGTGCGTGGGCTCCCCATTTTCACTGAGGACGGAGACAGAATGACATCCGTGATTGCCTACGTCTACAAGAACCATTCCTTGGCTTTTGTGGGAACCAAGAGTGGGAAGCTCAAGAAG